The genomic segment atgaaatcctgggatttgtggttttgcaaagcctttagccttctctattaaagagtgctggtgcctcacaaagcTGCATATTCCAACAGTCCATAACCTTTggtcatggcaattaaactgaGTTAATTCTGCAGTGTCGATCCACACtttctctaatgcagtggttctcgactttgggtccccaaatatttttggcttacaactcgtaatcccagccagtttaccagctgttaggatttctgggagttgaaggccaaaaacatctggggaccccaggttgatgagaaccactgctctaatgtagAACCTGATGTGGTGCCTCTCATCAATGTCACTTGTAAAAACAGGAAAGCACAGCTGCGGAAGCAAAGTTACTAATCTTGTTAGAATGGAGGTGTTCTGTTACATCATAAACCAGATTTAGCTAATCTGTGATAATGGGAAAAGCACTTGTATTTTGTTCTGTTCAAATCATTCTTGTGTGTCTATCTGTAATGGTTGCCTTTAGTGCTTGTGAATTACATGGTTAAGTATTTCATGATATATGTCATTTGCTGCTTAATGAGTCACTTTTACTACAATTCTAATTGGGCATGTTTACTTGTTTTATGTCTCGTTGAAATTAAGGAGATTTAATTTAGTAAACATGGTTTAGATCAATATTCAGTTAGGAAGGACTAGTATTCATCTTATTGTAGTACTTTGAAATACAACAGTTCCAGGGGCAACATCACCAACCACTACAACATCAATTCAAATATTACTCTTGAGAGCTGCTTTTTGTAGTTACCAGTCTTATGACGAAGTTGAAGTGTAATAATACTTCAGGAAATATGTTTTGAACTATGTTGATTGTGCTACTGACAATTTACTTTAATTAATAACAGCACAGTCctagaaataattattttaaagcgAATTCCACCACATTCATAAAGTTTTACTTTTGCTTATGATCTTGTGCACACTTGGGAATAAGTCTTTAATAATTTCTCAAATTTGTTAATTAAATTAATTGTTTGAGGGGTTTAACAAACAATTATATCATGGTAGCGTCATTATTTCCTGAGGCATAGCTTTTTGTTTATGTAAACAATATGTTTTGTCAAATGTTAGTTGTTAGTTTGAGGTATAGCAGATCAAATGGTTAGAAGAGATAGTTTCTATGGTTATAATTTCAGTCATTGAATGGTGAAGAAATGTGACATTTTCCACATGTTTTCCCTTAGATTAGTGCATAATAAAGAGGCTAAAATGTCTTTATCAaaacccccttttttttttgtttgtttgcaattCCTTAAGGTTTGGCAGTCCTCTTCCTCCCAAAAAGTTTGGAAACCCTGGGGAACGTCTGCGTAAGAAAAAGTGGGACTTGAGTGAGCTGCCCAAATTTGAGAAAAACTTCTATTCCGAACATCCAGAAGTAGCAAGACTCACTCCAGTATGTTTCCCCTGTTCTTCTTTTTGCTGTTAAACATGGGAACTTTTCCTAATTCTAATACTTTCAGTTGAGCGTTGCTAGATATATGAAAAGTAAATATAATTATTTCTGCAGATAGCTATGTCATTCTCTATATTGCACTAGCCATGTTTTTACCAGTTTATTAATTTTACAAAGTGATTTCTATTCAATTCTTTCTGTGGTAGAGTGAATACAGAAAAAAGGTACAGTAGTTTGTAGGACCTGTACAGCTTAGTCACTTGAAGCCTGATTTTGACCTAAAAGTCCACTGCCTCTACAGTTCATGCTTGGGATCTGTGTTTATTATGTGTGATTAGTATTCCAATATATTAGGTAGTTGCATTATGAGCTGTTTTAACTTTTCTAAATCTGAACATTTTGAATGTGCTCAAATTGTTTTCCATAAGATGATAAACTTTTTGTTGATAGAAAAAAATGGACCAAACTGTCatatttatagtttttaaaatgtgacttgAACTACGTTTTTGTCTCAGATCTCATAGTTCTACTTCTTTGGTGGCAATAATTCAAAGAAGTAACTTGTAGATAATAACCAAGTGAACCAAGAAGTATGATTAATAAGTGTGTCATGCTTACTAGTATAGATTTTTATTAAATCAGTTTGTTCATTGGTATGTTCAGTAGAATTTTCAACATTAATTCTAATTCCAGTTTAAGAATGAATTTGATAACTTTGTGAAAAGGAAACTTAACAGTGAGGGGAAAAAAGTATCAGAGCCGTCTATTTCAATAGAGCTTTATTATCGTAGAAGGTTTATGCCTACCTAGAGAGCATATGAAATATTTGTGCTTATGGAAATGAAGGGAATCACTTGCTTCTTAATGACTACCAACATAAAGAAAGACTGTTGTTACTTCTCACAAGGTTTTTATTGGCTTTTCACTCCTCTAAATATAGTATGAGGTGGATGAactgagaagaaagaaagagattacAATTCGAGGATCAGATGGTTGTCCCAAGCCAGTATTTGCCTTCCACCAGTGTAACTTTCCACGTGAGTAATTTGTCTAAACTCTAGTGTTGAGTGGTAGAAACAAACTGTATTTACTCAGATCGCTTGGAGAAACTACTTTCTGGAACTAATTGgcacatatatattaaaatgaattGACACAAGTTCTCTATAATTTTCTGTCCTAATTTTGTATGTACATTTCTGTTTTAACTTTTAGAATATGTAATGGATGTCCTGATGGACCAGCATTTTACAGAACCAACTCCAATTCAGTGTCAGGGTTTCCCATTGGCTCTTAGTGGTCGTGATATGGTGGGAATTGCACAGACTGGCTCTGGAAAAACCTTGGCAGTATGTATTTTTGCGTTTTTGTAGAATAATTTTGTTTACGTGTCTCTTTAAAGTGGAAATTGATGACCTTTAGAAATCCAAAGATTACATACACCACTAGGATCTTAGAATCCTGGTAAAAAACGGTTAGTATTTGTGGGAGAGGGGGCACACAGGGTATAGCATTTTACCACAACTCCCCTGTCCTAGCCAGTGATAGGCCTTTGTTCAAAGCCAGAAGTCCAGATGGGACAGAATGCTGTATTTGACCTCAGTGAGTGTATTTGCACATTTTTGCCCAAAGCATAGCAAGTAGGAATGGGGCATCATGGGCCATGCCAAACGCACCCCTGCTATGAAGTAAAAAACAGTTTGTTCCTTTCAGCTATGGTTAATATGTCATTTGTGAGAGTAAATTCAAAAGCACATCATTCCTAACTATAAATCCTCCAGAAGCCTGCATGCTGAATTCGTATGTCAATCTGAAATTGTATATTAACTATGGAACCTCCTATGAAGATTGTCCATATGCTTGAAAGATGGAAGGGTGAGATCCCTTCTGTTTTGTACCATGTGGCCTTGTGCTGCATGTATTTACCTAAATCCCACTTTTTAATAGAAATTTCTGTCCATGAAAGTATATGCAGGTTGCAGTCCTAGTCTACTACCATATTTAAACTTATGAAGCATTCACAAACATCCCCATTAATCTGAGTGATACGGTGCAGATTGTATGATGTGCATTACTGTTTATGGTTGAATAGTATCACTGAACAAAATACATGTTCATAGCACATATGTTCCTTTGTATGTAGGTGTGACTATACCAGCTTTGCTGATAGAATATCTTAGTCCTGCTCTGCTGCTTACCTGTTTCAGTCTCAATGGCTGGAGGATGATGTTGCTGTTTTGCCTGTGTCAACAGCCACATTTAGTGAAAGAATTATCAAACTTAGTCAATGCAAAATGTATGTAGGATTGAGAATATTGGGAGCCATAGAGCATTGGAACATGgaacttttcttcttcctctcatCTTCCATTCAAACAGTCCTCTGACAATCAGTTTGAttgctttatttttaactgatttatatgttaactgagttttatggtttaatgtattgttttgtttaaagtaactgttttgtataaatgctgtttttactgtgtttttatttcaatgttttaacTGATCTACTTGTTCTGTATCTTCGGGCCTGTGTCCCgtgtagccgccctgagtccctgctgggagatggtggcggggtagaaaaattaagttacttacttactttttgAAGTATGGAGAGGTAGAAGatataaaatcagtgtttctcaaccagcTTCCTCTAGAACCTTGAGGTTCGACAGGAAGTTGTaatgggaaggagaagaaaagttgCATATTCCGGTTGTGAACATTTTGTGTAGTAGCTTCTTGAGATCTGGAAAATATTTCCTCCAACATAATAAGGTTGAGCGAAGCTGGTGTGAGTTATTTAAACTTTATTCATGGTCAACTGCAATAATATACCAGTTCTTAAAAACATTAATAAGCTATTGGCTTTATTAGTTGTTATTTTTATCTCCTCTAATAAATGTATATTCTCTTTTACTTTAGTACTTATTGCCAGCAATTGTTCACATCAATCACCAGCCATATTTGGAAAGAGGAGATGGTCCAATTGTGAGTactttttttgtattcctttctgTGTATACTCTGCTCTATCATATTACACACTTCAGCCTTGAATCAAATGCCACTCAGTATTTTGGATTCCTTCCCTTTGCAGTGCTTGGTTTTAGCTCCTACCCGAGAGTTGGCCCAGCAAGTCCAACAGGTAGCTGATGATTATGGTAAATGTTCAAGACTGAAAAGTACCTGTATATATGGAGGAGCACCCAAGGGTCCCCAAATCAGGGACTTGGAAAGAGGTAATATATTGTGGATGCATATTACATATCATAGCTGTAACAGACCAGCTTTAATATATcagttttttaattaaaataaatgataagTTAAAGTGTGGGTGAAGGCTCTTTCATGCCCCAACTGGAGTTAATGGAATGTCATGTCTGGTTCTTGAAACTAGGTGAAAAGGAGCTGATTTCCTCCGAATTTCCTTTTCTTTAGGGGGGTAGTGCAGgaccaataaaataaattatattttgtttgtaaaagctttttactgtgtattgaacataCTTTGTATCTGAAGGGTTTTGTTCCTGGACCCTTGTAGATCCAgagccaccccccacccccctccagGACTCACCTTTGGGGTATAAGAGAGGGATGAACATTGGAAAGATGAGATTTACCCCTAAGTTGGAGAGCTCACTGCCATCATGTTTGCCTAATATTTTGGGCCTAAAAGCTTAAAACATTTTGGTAACATTTGTTTAGATTCTTGAAGAGCTCCAGAAAAAGTTTAGACATGGTAAACTTTTTCTGGAGCTCTCCATTTTGGGGGACTGTGGACCTGTAGGGGCCCCTGAAATTCACACTGGTTAttgtgagaaaaaaaaacctctggaaCAGGACATGAAAGTTGTAATACTGATGGTGGCTGACTTCTTTGTTCAGCTGTTTGTCATGATTTTCAACCTGAAGGTCTAAAAACTATTTAAATACTTGCTTTTCCTCTCTCCCAAATATTCCTTGGAAGGTGTTGAAATTTGCATTGCTACACCTGGACGTCTAATTGATTTCTTGGAAGCAGGGAAAACTAACCTTCGTCGATGTACATACCTTGTACTGGACGAGGCTGACAGAATGCTAGATATGGGTTTTGAACCTCAGATTCGTAAAATAGTTGATCAAATACGGGTACGTAAAGCCTTGCTGTATTAGCTTCTGTTGGATTCTCATTTTAAAGAGCATCACCCAAATAATACAATTTTCCTCTCAGCCTGACAGACAGACTCTAATGTGGAGTGCCACTTGGCCAAAGGAGGTGCGCCAGTTGGCTGAGGATTTCTTGCATGACTATGTCCAGATCAACGTGGGCAATCTGGAGTTGAGCGCCAATCATAATATCCTGCAAATAGTGGATGTGTGCATGGAAAGCGAGAAGGATCATAAGTATGAATGCTCTTACAGTCTAGTCTGCTCAGTTTGCTTGCAAATTAATCAGCCAGCCACCCCCTTTTAAATGTAGCACTGTGAGATGAGATTGGATAGTATCAGATACTTTTTACTTGTTTTACCTGTTTTCTTTCTTATTGGGCATTTAAGACACAGAAAAAACAGTGCCCCATATTCAGTGTTCATTAAAACTAgacatttaaaataatactttGCATCATCTGACTAGATATAATTCTTACATGCCATTTAAATGTTGTGCATACTCTCTACATACTCctaataaaataagtaaataacctGGATTGACTTATTCCACAAGTCAATATCAGTACCTTAACCCGTATCAAAAAAGGAAGCATCCCTTTTTCTGAGTAGAGTcataaaaggcaagagcttagacATTCTCAGAAAACCTGAAAGAAGCACCAGTGCATTCTGCTGTCTGCCATGGCACTATTTTGgggctttttgaatgcctgggcagggaaatggtggtggcCAGTGATGACTGGCTCCAAGGTGGTGCTGGCACTTGCCCTCTCTTCAAAATGGCCTTTGGCTTATCCACGGCTCATATAAAAGCCCATTATTTTGGTCCCCAAATTTGCCATTAACTTACTCATGAGATTgccttatatatgagtatatatacagtattcgTAAGTAATTGAATAGTATTAAATTAAAATCATATTGGGGCACATTGcatgtgtgatgtatttcaaaTATTCTCTGCATTTTTGTAGGGAGGCAACAAGAAAACAGTTACAAAGGGCCTGTTTTCTGAATTCTGGCTTGTGTAAGAGATTTGTCACTGCCACTGCATTTGCATCAGTCAACATCACTGATGCTGACTGAAGTAAATACAGAATAGCCACAAATATGTAACATTTCAAGAGTGACTTTATCTCTCAATAATAACATTAAAGTTATTCCTTGTATTGAATCTGTTCTTTTGTGTAATTTTTGATCCCCCCTTTCAAAAAAGACTAATACAACTGATGGAAGAAATCATGGCTGAAAAAGAGAACAAGACAATTATTTTTGTGGAAACCAAAAGAAGATGTGATGATCTCACTCGAAGAATGCGTAGAGATGGGTAGGTTTTTCAGCCTTAATTTGAACACATAGTTTGTTGCGGGTGAGGGATTGTATGATTTTTAATGAAGTTTTATCAATAAaaggaatctccaggtcctcttAAGACAATCCAATGGTCAGCTCCACTAGAGATTGACAATAGTCCCCTAGGAGAATCCAGAGAGACCACAGTAAGCAAATCCACAAAtactcaaatccacaaaagttgaaCTTGCAAATATGGAAGGATGGGAGTAGTGATGTTTGAGAGCTTACAGAGCTAATGGGTTCTTCTTCCAAACACACAAGTTATAATTGTGGTCCAGCTAAAGGAATCTGTAACATGCCATGATTTCTATGGTTTTACTGGCGTTATCACAGGGACCTTTATCTGATGTAGTCTCCAGCAGTATCTCTTATGACCATATTTCCTTAACATCTTTAAAATTGTGTTTCTCCAAATGTTTTTTTCTATGTGTCCAAAAACCATCCATAATTGGCCATGTTTGTGTTGTTAAAAATCATTACATTCCATGTATAATTATTAAGTATTGAATCCATGTACTTCAGTGTTTTGTAACATGTGACTGTACCTGGCACTTGTGCCAGGCCCAAGCTGAAACTAATGGGaatccatttgtttgtttttttgtagtTGGCCAGCTATGTGCATTCATGGAGATAAGAGTCAACCAGAGCGAGATTGGGTGCTTAATGGTACGTATGATGAAAAAGCTAACTGGCTTCATAGAATGCTTTATCTGTGAATGGTATGATTAACAAATGATACAGTGATATAATCTGATTTTGACTATCTAAATGCTGAACATGCTTTTAAAGCTGTTCGTTTCACTGTTTGCATTGAGCTACTTTTTAATGGAAATATTATGAGGGGGAGCAAATATAGCTTTGAAAAGTAATATTCAAAGCTATGTCTAGATAATGAATTTCAAACGCCCATAAAATGAGTCATTGTGAAATCTTCAGTCTAATTTTTGGACTTTCCAATTTAAACATACAGTCTGTGTTTTACAAATAGTTTTGAGGCTGTTAAATGTACATCACAACAGATTCTCTTTTTTCAGAATTCCGTTCTGGAAAGGCTCCGATCCTCATTGCTACAGATGTTGCATCACGTGGTCTAGGTTTGTACACATGGGCTCCTCTGACCTGTTTTTCAGGTCTTTTCTTTAGATTGAGACTTCAGTTTCTAAGAACTATAAAGCGTTACTTTCCCCGTCATGTGAAATGCCTTTTTTAACattgatcttttttttctttcatattcAAAATCTCTTCCTGCTCCTAATGAACAGGCTTTGGTCTGCAAGCAAGGCCTAGGCATGACTAATCGATCGCCAGTGGGGAGAAGAGACGTCCAATTACTCAGCCCAATTGTTCAACACACCCATCTCCTTTCCCATCTCCAGCTTTTGTAGCTGGATGGCTAGGCACTAAGTTGTTGTTTGTAATTACTGAGTGGCAGAgcagacagctttttaaaaacccctTTTATCTCCACTAGCGTCATTGCACCTTAACATACTAGATAGATATACCCTCACCCAGCTCTGGAACACTGCTTTACATATGTGAACATAATTTGGATTTTTACACTCAAGTGGTCTACCTCACCTTTCCTCCAAGACTGGACTACTGAGCTTTAATGAAAGCTACAAGGATTTTCTTTCAGTAGTACAAATAATGTTTCTCTTGGATACTTGAGTAAACAAATCCCCTTTTAACATTTTTTATCTTGGTCACTAAGTTCTGCATCTTATATGGTCAGAAACGTCAGATTCTATGTTCACTGTAGGTATTAGAGAAATAATGGAAGAAGGTATTATGTAGTAATGGGGTCTGTTTAGTAACCCTCAGTTTAGTGTACTTGACCCTTCATGGCATACATTCCACAGAATCAGTGAAACAGTCCTTTAGGTTGTTTAGAGGGACTTTGGTTCAATACATGAGTTTTTATCACTTtcaggtattttaaaaaatatcaaagaCAGCTTATTTGTAGTTCCCCTTAAAAGTGATGACCATATGACAAAAAATTTGTAGTCCTTTCTCACTCAATGTAAATGTCCCCCATGCCATCCCTTGAATTGTCCCTTTTGGAGAGGTGTTCACATGGGTTTCAGTCTCTGTCCTCTGGGGTCATGTCTGGATCTGTGCAGGTAGAACTTGGACCTGTTAGGAGAAGGGGTGAGGCCAGATTTTTTAATGAAAGATTTTCCTTGGCAGTATTTTTTAAACAGGCTTGCTATGTGCTGGTAGCTTCTTTGTGCATCTTGCCTAGACACTTAAAAATCAGCCCTTTTCTCATATATTTCCCCAAAACAACTCATTTGGATACTATTTAAAGAAAACAGTCTCCCTGTTCTGTCTTCTCCACTTCACTGAGGCTGTGGGGAAAAAGGTACCCGAGTCTGTTTCTTGTTACTAAATGACATATTGGCTTGTTTTGGGGCCCAGAGTTTGCcacattgtaaaaaaaatgtgTTACCTAACTGGCAAACCTCTGGACGAATTCCTCCAAGTTCCTGGAAAGTGAAGGCTTCTACCTAAAACATAGAACAGGGGCGCGCAACTTTTTTTGGATGAGTCAccagggtttttccttcctctcaaatGAACATTGGTCTCAGAAAACTCCTCCAGGTAAGTTGAGTCCCCCCATAATGGATACTTTGTGAGTAATCCCCAGGCAAGAAGAGCTTCCCCCTCtgcactgtttttcttttttaaaaaaacttggttaCGCTTCACTCTGTTAAAGTTAAATCATtaaatttctttttgtttgttttctttaacAGAAACTTTGATATCAGCTGCCGATCACTCAGTGCAGGTCTGGGGACATATCTACATTGGTGGTCAAAGCAGCTCTCTAGATGATGGTGTTTATTAGTTTTCTGTCCCTCCCAGTTAATGTTCAGTGGTTCAGTCCCTTTCTAGGGGCATCTCAGGGGATATGCATCCCTAGTGAGTCAGGTGTATTTCTTTTCAGAATGATCAAGAATTGAATCTGTAAACCTCTGAAGAAATACCATGATTGACAATCAGTGCAAGACAGATAGCGAATAACTTTTTTAGTATATGTTCcctttttcttccccccccccccccatcagatAGTATATATTATCTGATAAACATCTTTCTAGGGTGATAACTGCcctgaatttttttctttctcttcctttttttctcctacCAAAATCCATCACTGATGCCTTCATTTCAGTCTC from the Anolis carolinensis isolate JA03-04 chromosome 5, rAnoCar3.1.pri, whole genome shotgun sequence genome contains:
- the ddx17 gene encoding probable ATP-dependent RNA helicase DDX17 isoform X1, whose amino-acid sequence is MRGFGDRGRDRDRGGFGSPLPPKKFGNPGERLRKKKWDLSELPKFEKNFYSEHPEVARLTPYEVDELRRKKEITIRGSDGCPKPVFAFHQCNFPQYVMDVLMDQHFTEPTPIQCQGFPLALSGRDMVGIAQTGSGKTLAYLLPAIVHINHQPYLERGDGPICLVLAPTRELAQQVQQVADDYGKCSRLKSTCIYGGAPKGPQIRDLERGVEICIATPGRLIDFLEAGKTNLRRCTYLVLDEADRMLDMGFEPQIRKIVDQIRPDRQTLMWSATWPKEVRQLAEDFLHDYVQINVGNLELSANHNILQIVDVCMESEKDHKLIQLMEEIMAEKENKTIIFVETKRRCDDLTRRMRRDGWPAMCIHGDKSQPERDWVLNEFRSGKAPILIATDVASRGLDVEDVKFVINYDYPNSSEDYVHRIGRTARSTNKGTAYTFFTPGNLKQARELIKVLEEANQAINPKLMQLVDHRGGGGGGGGRSRYRSNNSSNNPNLMYQEECERRLRGVKDGRRDSSSFRDRDRSDSFANGASKGYGSAYGNANSAFGAQQGQYGYAQGAYGTAAYGTSGYGAEYGTAGYSGASTATTGRTSQSTSQQQYAGLGRSGQQPQPLMSQQFPQPPGTNVMGYMGQSANYQYPPPPPPPPPSRK
- the ddx17 gene encoding probable ATP-dependent RNA helicase DDX17 isoform X2, with amino-acid sequence MRGFGDRGRDRDRGGFGSPLPPKKFGNPGERLRKKKWDLSELPKFEKNFYSEHPEVARLTPYEVDELRRKKEITIRGSDGCPKPVFAFHQCNFPQYVMDVLMDQHFTEPTPIQCQGFPLALSGRDMVGIAQTGSGKTLAYLLPAIVHINHQPYLERGDGPICLVLAPTRELAQQVQQVADDYGKCSRLKSTCIYGGAPKGPQIRDLERGVEICIATPGRLIDFLEAGKTNLRRCTYLVLDEADRMLDMGFEPQIRKIVDQIRPDRQTLMWSATWPKEVRQLAEDFLHDYVQINVGNLELSANHNILQIVDVCMESEKDHKLIQLMEEIMAEKENKTIIFVETKRRCDDLTRRMRRDGWPAMCIHGDKSQPERDWVLNEFRSGKAPILIATDVASRGLDVEDVKFVINYDYPNSSEDYVHRIGRTARSTNKGTAYTFFTPGNLKQARELIKVLEEANQAINPKLMQLVDHRGGGGGGGGRSRYRSNNSSNNPNLMYQEECERRLRGVKDGRRDSSSFRDRDRSDSFANGASKGYGKYS